CTTATGGAGAGCCTGAAAGCTCTGGCTCAAAGGCACCGGATCGTCGGCTTCGACTTTGTGGAAGTAAACCCGCCTCTCGACATCGGCACAGGGGCAACCTCTTATCTAGGGGCTCTTATCGTGACCGGTTTCTTGGGTCATATCTGCAATCAACCGTGGTGGGCGGAAACCGCAGAAGCAGAGGCCATGGCATGACCGTAGAACTACAGACAGGGCTTCAGACCATACCAGCTGGACACGGCGTTGCAGTGCGGCTGAAGCCAGGAGAGACGATCTCGATCATCAACACCTCTGGAACTCAGGTCGTCGATACCTGGGCCTTCGCCGAGGGCGATATTGCACATTACATGTCGATGGAACACTCCCGCGTTGAAAATGGACGTCTATGCCCGCAGCCTGGCGGTTCCTTTTTTAGCAATAGGCGGATCGAGATGCTTGTGATGACGGAAGATACCTCCTCGGGCGTGCATGACACGATCATGGCTGCATGTGATGCAGAGCGCTACAAGAGGCTTGGCTGTGACGCATCGCATCGTTCGTGCTCTCAGAACCTGACAGAAGCCCTTGAGCGTATTGGCGAGGTTCTGAGCAATATTCCGCAGCCGCTAAATCTGTTCATGAACATTCCGATCACAGATGACGGGCAGCTCATTCAAGGCGAACCGCCTTCGGCTCCCGGCGACCGAGTAGGCTTGAAGGCTTTGATACCATGCATCGTCGCGATGTCGGCTTGCCCTCAAGATATTACACCGATCAACGGCTTGAAGCCGACAGACGCTCACTTCTCGATAGAGTGAATAAATAGCTGGCTTGGCGGATAGGAGCCAAGCCAGCTTTCCGCGCCGAGTTCAATGATGTGGAAGGCATCACGCGGCCGCCATGGACCTCGAGCACTCAGCCTCCTCCACCTTCGCGAGGGCAGCCTCATTCACCCTATCACGGCAGAGACCTGAAAAATTCAGGGACATCCCCTGGGCGCGAATGACCTCCGTTAGAGCAAGTATGTCATCAGGATCGATCCAACCGCGCACGCCGCGCCAGTCGCCCGACAGCTGCCCGGTGATCTCTTCGAACTCCGGAACCTGATAGCGCTTAGCCAGAGACTTCTTGCCGGGAATGGTGATCCGCAGCTTGGGACCGTCGGCCTCGATGAGCATACCTTCATTGCGGTTCGATGCTTGCGTGAAGATTTCACCACCTTCGCGGAGGATGTCG
The Salipiger sp. CCB-MM3 genome window above contains:
- a CDS encoding DUF1989 domain-containing protein is translated as MTVELQTGLQTIPAGHGVAVRLKPGETISIINTSGTQVVDTWAFAEGDIAHYMSMEHSRVENGRLCPQPGGSFFSNRRIEMLVMTEDTSSGVHDTIMAACDAERYKRLGCDASHRSCSQNLTEALERIGEVLSNIPQPLNLFMNIPITDDGQLIQGEPPSAPGDRVGLKALIPCIVAMSACPQDITPINGLKPTDAHFSIE